The genomic interval GGGGGCGGCCCTGATAGGAGCCATGATAGGTGGCAGCCTGCTTGTCTTCTATGTAAACGTGAAGTTCCGGGATAAGTCTTATGGTTATACTATTGCGACAGTACTAATATCGTTCCTGGCAGTGATTGCCATTGTGAATATAGTACTACGGGTCTTCGGCATTCCTTCTGACCCGCTCAGGATACTGAAGAATTGTATGATCTGGGGCGTCATAGTCGCCATCACCCAACTATTCCTTCAGATCAACAATAAATTTGGGCAGGGCGTTTTCTGGAATATTCTGCGGGGAAAGTATAACACGCCCAAGGAAGAAAGCAGGATCTTCATGTTCCTTGACCTGAATTCCTCTACTACTATTGCAGAAATGCTAGGCGACAAAAAATACCATGCGTTCCTGAAGGATATATTCACGGATATTACTAATCCCATTCTTGACAATAAGGGAGAGATCTATCAATACGTAGGTGATGAGGTCATCGTAGCCTGGAAATATAATGATGGCATTCAGGACAGCAAATGCGTGCAATGTTTCTTTGATATCAAATACCACCTCCAACAGCTGAACAGTAAATATATGCGGCGTTACGGGCTTGCACCTACTTTCAAAGCAGGTATTCATTGCGGCAAGGTGGTAGCTGGTGAAGTGGGCATCATTAAAAGAGATATCACCTACTCGGGCGATGTGCTGAATACCACATCGCGCATACAGAATATGTGCAAGGAATTCAATGAGGAGATCATCGTTTCCGGCGACCTGGCAGCGTCCCTTCGCCTGGCGGGTAACATCGCAGTACAAACCTTAGGTTCCATCAAACTGAAAGGCAAGCAAAAAGAAATGCAACTGGTTGCGTTAAAATC from Chitinophaga filiformis carries:
- a CDS encoding adenylate/guanylate cyclase domain-containing protein, translated to MNRRTSYKLKQLGIITAIWLVVGFFIPLYDRLALFTTNAIAPSPKYTIAEAVIINMGAALIGAMIGGSLLVFYVNVKFRDKSYGYTIATVLISFLAVIAIVNIVLRVFGIPSDPLRILKNCMIWGVIVAITQLFLQINNKFGQGVFWNILRGKYNTPKEESRIFMFLDLNSSTTIAEMLGDKKYHAFLKDIFTDITNPILDNKGEIYQYVGDEVIVAWKYNDGIQDSKCVQCFFDIKYHLQQLNSKYMRRYGLAPTFKAGIHCGKVVAGEVGIIKRDITYSGDVLNTTSRIQNMCKEFNEEIIVSGDLAASLRLAGNIAVQTLGSIKLKGKQKEMQLVALKSIIV